Genomic window (Grus americana isolate bGruAme1 chromosome 10, bGruAme1.mat, whole genome shotgun sequence):
TTTGAGTCACCGGTGTTCTCAGCAAggtcaaagggaagaaaacccaaCATGGTATGCAACACGCTTTCAGGAAAGCCCTCTCTCACTACTTACGCATTCGGACTGCATGGTCAAAAAGTACCGTTTCCTCCAAAAGGCTGTTTTCAGGTCGTTTTTGTCCAGTCACTTCTCCTTTAAGCTGCCAAGGTTTCTCCTCTAACAACTCTTCTtctaaactttttatttttttgctcatctgaaaaaaatccaccaatTTTCTAAGAAGTTTAAAACACAGAGCTCACAAGTAAGCTCAAGGCAAGAAATTAATAGTTATTTCAGGTACTtctactcctcctcctcacatAAAGAGGAGGGAATATACAATTGCTTATGTATCTGATGTAGATAAaccacttctttttcttatctTACTTTGTAAATAGCCTCTTCATATTTGCCAGACTCTGACCAAATTACAcaatcacttaaaaaaaaataaatacatcgGCCACTGTTTCAAAGTattatcaaaataaattaaaaaaaacaacaaaacaattaCCTTTTCCTGTCTCTTCTCAAAAGAAGACTTTATTTCACTGGGATCAATGCCCTTCTCTAACTGCATATCAGTAACATCTTCTGTTTCACTGTCATCTGGCAAActaaaagtaacttttttagAGGCTTCTTTACTTCTCATATTGTCCATCATCATTTCATTCATATCCTCGACCCTGtaacattaaaatttaataggaaaaaaaaggttgaaaagtatttttaatttttttacatgaagATATTTCAGCCATTAGATGTTCACCTGTTACAACTAACACCGGAAATACAATAGGCTTTTATTGAAACCTAAAGGCAGGGGACACTATggaaaattttatatattaaaaataactttcaaaaacTGAAGGTACAGCTATTAAATgatttattcaaataaatatcAAGAGACAATAGTCAAATGATAAGTAAATAAACTACTTTTTACATAAGGGGACAATGCAAACCATGAACATACAACAGATAACACAGAATGGCAAATCATGACCAAAGTGAGCCTGGAATTTACACTTTAGTTTCTCCTTCACTTCAGTGTAAAATTACAAGGACATTTTAACTGCAAATAATGCATATACTTACTCAGACATGcttccttcattttcctcttcaatAACACTGTCCACTTCCTCTTCCTGATCATCTTCAACATCATTAGCTACTAAATCACCATTGTCATCGACTGGATCAAAGAAATCTTTGTACGTCAAGTCTCTAGAACTTTTAATTGGCtaagaaggggagggggggggggaaagaaaaaaaaaaaaaggcaaagcaaaccaaaactgtTAGACTGACAGAAATCTAAGGGTATCTTGTCTTTTTCCCACACCTGGGGAACACTTGTGCACTACTTGTGTAACAGTAATGCAGTTTACTGAAGCGTTAACCTGTGGTAGGGCATCTTAGTAAAGCTAATCTCTTTtacaactatttaaaatattctaccACTTAATTTCCAATTTCAACATACACAGAAGTCAAAAAGCAGTAGATTTTGCCCATTACTCGTTGGAACGTGTACAAGTTCCCTTATATCCTGGGCATAGTTCTTATTTAATATTACCAGAGAATCCCAGAGCAagtaagactttttttaatttttttttttttggaaacaagTACTCAGCAACCTAAGTTAAATCAGAGTTACAAAGCTATGTccctgtgtgttgggtttgcgtggcaaggttttggtaacgggggggctacaggggtggcttctgtgagaagctgctagaaactccccctgtgtctgatagagccaatgccagccggctccaagacgggcccgccgctggccaaggccaagccaatcagcgcctctgtgataacatatttaagaagaagaaaaacacttagagaaagagagcttttgcagccggagagaggagtgagaagatgtaagaaactctacagacaccaaggtcagtgcagatggagggggaggaggagctccaggcgccggagcagagatccccctgcagcccgtggtgaaggccatggtgaagcaggctgtccccctgcagcccatggaggaaggatgagggggtgtagagattccacctgcagcccgtggaggaccccacaccggagcaggtggaggcacctgaaggaggctgcggcccgtgggaagcccacgctggagcaagttccaggctggaccggtggacccgtgaagaggggagcccatgccagggcaggtttgctggcaggacttgtgaccccgtgggggaccccacgctggagcagtttgctcctgaaggtctgcaccccgtgagagggactccatgctggagcaggggaacgatgagaggagtcctccccctgaggatgaagaagcggcagaaacaccgtgagatgaactgaccgtaacccccattccccgtccccctgtgccgctgagggggggggaaggttgaagccgggagtgaagttgagcccgggaagatgggaggggtggggggaagtgttttaagagttgattttattttctcatttctctactctgttttgcctagtaataaattagatgatttccctctctaagttcggtctgttttgcttgtgacaacaactagtgagtgatctctccctgtccttatctcgacctgcaagcatttcattatgccttttctcccctgtttaagaatgaggggagtgagagagcggctctggtgggcaccagGCCTCCAGCCTgtgtcaacccaccacaccctgGAAAAAGAAGTCACCAAAAGCCCTTTGCTCTGCCTCAGACACCTTAGTGATCTCTAATTGCCAGATGTCAATGCTGAGTgacacatatttttcatttgctgggTCACCTATTCTGCAAGGTCACTTGTTTCTTACAACACACTATCCCTTCCTTTATTCATGCAAAAACCCAAGACCCATGTAAAGAGAGACTAGAATAGCAGGACAGCACCAAGACGTTCTTCTACACTAAGACGGTTTGTTACCAGATATTCATGTCAAATATATTATTAAAGCTTTAGAAGTAATCATTAGTTATCTCATCAAATTTAACTTGGTAGTTTCTACTCAAGAGTTCAACAATTAATGTCGCCCTAACAGGTATTAGATCTTGAgttaaaggaaaagagagatcagaaaattaatttactgatATTCTTACTCTGACTTTAGCTTCTTCAGACtcttcttcctcatcatctGAGATGATGtcttcaaaataattaatatcttcttcttcctcctccctgtaTTCCTTCTCTGCATGTTCTAAAAACGCTTCCATCTCCGCCAGCTTGAAAAACTTGTCATCCACTATagattttcttcccatttttttcaatGTGGTTTCCTTGGCTGTTTTAGTTTGTTGCTCCAGTGCTTCAATATCAAAGTCAATATCAGAATCCTCATCACTGTATTTCTGGATTATGCTTTCTCTgaatttactttgcttttctttgactTTATCTTTTGTATAAGCATTCTTCTGTTCAGGTTCTGCTTCCATTATGTTGTCTTCCAATTCCTTGTCGCTGCTGGTCTCTTCATCAGAGCCATCCTCTTCCTGGTCTGAGAGAAGGCAAAGATCTTCATCCTCGGCATCCCTTGCAATGGATTTCTTGAAGAAATCAAGAACTGCATTGTTCTGGAGCTCCAGTTGTTGCCAAATCTGTTCTTCATCAAAATTGTCTATCACC
Coding sequences:
- the MPHOSPH10 gene encoding U3 small nucleolar ribonucleoprotein protein MPP10 isoform X2 translates to MAAVKGLETCLRVAGAAAARPERFLSVQDGQAADFRALTKTLYDLNKALGSNVVRGGPLKELVIDNFDEEQIWQQLELQNNAVLDFFKKSIARDAEDEDLCLLSDQEEDGSDEETSSDKELEDNIMEAEPEQKNAYTKDKVKEKQSKFRESIIQKYSDEDSDIDFDIEALEQQTKTAKETTLKKMGRKSIVDDKFFKLAEMEAFLEHAEKEYREEEEEDINYFEDIISDDEEEESEEAKVRPIKSSRDLTYKDFFDPVDDNGDLVANDVEDDQEEEVDSVIEEENEGSMSEVEDMNEMMMDNMRSKEASKKVTFSLPDDSETEDVTDMQLEKGIDPSEIKSSFEKRQEKMSKKIKSLEEELLEEKPWQLKGEVTGQKRPENSLLEETVLFDHAVRMPPVITEETTFQLEDIIKQRILDEAWDDVVPKEKPKEEAFEYKKRITLDHEESKLSLAEIYEQEYMKLRQQKTEEEENPEHKEIQEMMDSLFLKLDALCNFHFTPKPPVPEVKIVSNLPAISMEEVAPVAVSDAALLAPEEIKEKNKAGDVKTDAEKTPTDKKRERRKKKLRKRTRLREKEKRQKLLEKMKPEQGTKLSKKAAAAKLKMLTKEGKASLLKDEGKDKVLKSSQAFFSQLQDQVKMQIKDATKLKKKQKKQKSLSVHKLKL
- the MPHOSPH10 gene encoding U3 small nucleolar ribonucleoprotein protein MPP10 isoform X1; this translates as MAAVKGLETCLRVAGAAAARPERFLSVQDGQAADFRALTKTLYDLNKALGSNVVRGGPLKELVIDNFDEEQIWQQLELQNNAVLDFFKKSIARDAEDEDLCLLSDQEEDGSDEETSSDKELEDNIMEAEPEQKNAYTKDKVKEKQSKFRESIIQKYSDEDSDIDFDIEALEQQTKTAKETTLKKMGRKSIVDDKFFKLAEMEAFLEHAEKEYREEEEEDINYFEDIISDDEEEESEEAKVRPIKSSRDLTYKDFFDPVDDNGDLVANDVEDDQEEEVDSVIEEENEGSMSEVEDMNEMMMDNMRSKEASKKVTFSLPDDSETEDVTDMQLEKGIDPSEIKSSFEKRQEKMSKKIKSLEEELLEEKPWQLKGEVTGQKRPENSLLEETVLFDHAVRMPPVITEETTFQLEDIIKQRILDEAWDDVVPKEKPKEEAFEYKKRITLDHEESKLSLAEIYEQEYMKLRQQKTEEEENPEHKEIQEMMDSLFLKLDALCNFHFTPKPPVPEVKIVSNLPAISMEEVAPVAVSDAALLAPEEIKEKNKAGDVKTDAEKTPTDKKRERRKKKLRKRTRLREKEKRQKLLEKMKPEQGTKLSKKAAAAKLKMLTKEGKASLLKDEGKDKVLKSSQAFFSQLQDQVKMQIKDATKLKKKQKKQKSLSVHKLKLNNCIY